The genomic segment GAACGGCTGGCCGCGCGGCTGTCCGAGCTGCCGGGGGTGCGCCCGCCGGTGGTCCCGGCCGACCGGACCCACGTCTACCACCACTTCCGCATCACCCTGGACCCGGAAGCCGCCGGGGTCGACCTGCCGCCGGGGGTGTTCCGCCAGGCGGTGCAGAACGCGGTGGCCGCCGAGGGCGCGCCGGTGTCGATGTGGCAGAACCGCCCGCTGCCCGGCCAGGCGCTGTTCCGCGACCTGACCGGCTACGGCAAGGGCTGCCCGTGGACCTGCGGGCACGCGCGGCCGGTGCGGTACCGGCAGGAGGAGTTCCCCCACACGCTCGCGGTGATCCAGCGGACGCTGCTGGCGGGCACCCGGCTGTGCATGGCCTCGCTGCGGGACCCGGCTTCGGTCGAGGCCTACGCCGACGCCTTCACCAAGGTCATGACGCACCGGGACGCACTGGTCACCTACGCGCGCGGCCTCGACTACGCCGAACCCTGGGAAACCGCGAGCCGGCTGTGGTGAACCCGGAACCCCGAACTGGAGGAAGCATGACCACGACCGGAACCCGCCCGCTCACCGAGCTGGCCACCCGGATCCGGCACCACATCGCCGAGCTGGCCACCACCAGCCCCGGCGCGCACGTCGGCGGCTCGATGTCGGTGACCGAGATCCTGACCGTGCTGTACTTCGACGGCGTGCTGCGGGTGGACCCCGACGATCCACAGTGGAACGACCGGGACCACCTCATCTACAGCAAGGGCCACGCTTCGGCCGCGTTGTACGCCGCGCTGGCCGAACGCGGCTTCTTCCCGGTGGCCGAGCTGGCCGCCTACAAGCAGCCGGGCAGCAGGCTCGCCGGGCACCCGTCGCGCTCGATCCCCGGGGTCGAGTGGGCCACCGGCTCGCTCGGGCACGGCCTGCCGGTCGGCGTCGGCATCGCGCTGGCCAACCGGCACGACCACAACCCCGGCCGCGTCTTCGTGGTGCTCGGCGACGGCGAGTGCCAGGAGGGCTCGATCTGGGAGGCGGCCATGTCGGCGGCGCACTTCGGCCTGGACAACCTGGTGGTGGTCGTGGACCGCAACGGGTTCCAGGAGGACGGGCCGACCGAGGAGATCATGGCGCTGGAGCCGTTCGCGGACAAGTGGCGCAGCTTCGGCTGGCAGGTGTCCGAAGTGGACGGCCACGACGTGACCCAGCTCGGCGACGCGCTGCACCGGCTGCCGTTCACCGCCGGGCAGCCCAGTTGCGTGATTGCGCGGACCGAG from the Amycolatopsis magusensis genome contains:
- a CDS encoding transketolase, with amino-acid sequence MTTTGTRPLTELATRIRHHIAELATTSPGAHVGGSMSVTEILTVLYFDGVLRVDPDDPQWNDRDHLIYSKGHASAALYAALAERGFFPVAELAAYKQPGSRLAGHPSRSIPGVEWATGSLGHGLPVGVGIALANRHDHNPGRVFVVLGDGECQEGSIWEAAMSAAHFGLDNLVVVVDRNGFQEDGPTEEIMALEPFADKWRSFGWQVSEVDGHDVTQLGDALHRLPFTAGQPSCVIARTEKGHGLSFTANTHTWHYGKFSAEQYRQALAELSGQRAEAGS